One stretch of Oncorhynchus gorbuscha isolate QuinsamMale2020 ecotype Even-year linkage group LG21, OgorEven_v1.0, whole genome shotgun sequence DNA includes these proteins:
- the lg21h10orf53 gene encoding UPF0728 protein C10orf53 homolog, translating into MPQNAVVIVRYGPYKSCGIVDHRTFRLIGLQAALKENGHQSVLEKMSDWNKVELVVNGECVYTCSIKQLEFGGDGKLDPLCKEAVTAVQNAY; encoded by the exons ATGCCTCAAAATGCAGTAGTAATCGTGCGCTACGGCCCTTATAAATCGTGTGGCATCGTGGACCACAGAACGTTTCGTCTGATTGGCCTCCAAG CGGCATTGAAAGAGAATGGACATCAAAGTGTATTGGAGAAAATGTCTGATTGGAACAAGGTGGAACTTGTGGTCAATGGAGAATGTGTCTACACATGCAGCATAAAACAACTGGAGTTTG GAGGAGATGGGAAACTGGACCCCCTATGCAAGGAGGCCGTCACTGCTGTGCAGAATGCATACTGA